Proteins encoded within one genomic window of Bacillus thuringiensis:
- a CDS encoding post-transcriptional regulator, translating into MLDKEALVESYRGQLQVVLESKVEEFHMFGYDRVTDDDIWKFLKVKKWKKIDSDVRLYELVNDVLRVSANEYMTYLTVEAYQAPLWSFDEYENK; encoded by the coding sequence ATGTTAGATAAAGAGGCTTTGGTAGAATCATACCGCGGACAGTTACAAGTCGTTTTAGAAAGTAAAGTAGAAGAGTTTCACATGTTCGGTTATGACCGAGTGACAGATGATGATATTTGGAAGTTTCTTAAAGTGAAAAAGTGGAAAAAGATAGACAGTGATGTTAGATTGTATGAATTAGTAAATGATGTATTAAGAGTAAGTGCTAATGAGTATATGACATATTTAACTGTTGAAGCGTACCAAGCGCCACTTTGGTCATTTGATGAATATGAAAATAAATAA
- the spoVB gene encoding stage V sporulation protein B, protein MTRQSFLKGAFILMIAGFITKILGFINRIVMARILGEEGVGLYMMAVPTFILAITLTQIGLPVAIAKFVAEAEAVNDKQRVKKILTVSLAVTSVISIILTIGIMLLTPILAKTLLTDERTYYPLMAILPVVPVIAVSSVLRGYFQGKQNMKPSAYAQVIEQVVRITIIAICIQLFLPYGVEYAAAGAMLSAVLGEVASLLFLLTLFQREKHLSIRSGFFTTVKESKGTFYSLMDIALPTTGSRLIGSVSYFFEPIVVMQSLAIAGVAASVATQQYGILNGYAFPLLSLPAFITYALSTALVPSISEAMAKRQHKLVEHRLQQALRISLITGGWSVVILYVFASPVLTLMYGSDSATAFIQLLAPCFLFHYFQSPLTSVLQALNLARAAMMNTFIGAIVKLIVIFVLASRPEFQMMGVALAIAANIVTVTFLHYATVLKKITFTIYAKDYIFGGLAIGIAGSFGFYLHKYMIFSHSLGIQTLWEITLTTIVYTILLFTFKLIRKEELSRLPIIRKLSFLK, encoded by the coding sequence ATGACGAGACAAAGCTTTTTAAAAGGCGCATTTATTTTAATGATAGCCGGCTTTATCACCAAAATTCTAGGATTTATTAATCGTATTGTAATGGCACGTATTTTAGGGGAAGAAGGCGTTGGCCTTTATATGATGGCCGTCCCTACATTTATTCTAGCAATTACATTAACACAAATCGGTCTTCCTGTCGCAATCGCAAAATTTGTAGCTGAAGCGGAAGCTGTGAACGATAAACAAAGAGTTAAAAAAATATTAACAGTATCATTAGCCGTTACATCCGTCATTAGTATCATTTTAACAATTGGAATTATGCTCCTCACACCTATTTTAGCAAAAACATTATTAACCGATGAAAGAACGTACTATCCATTAATGGCTATTTTACCTGTCGTTCCTGTTATAGCCGTGTCTTCTGTTTTACGCGGTTACTTTCAGGGGAAGCAAAATATGAAACCTAGCGCTTACGCCCAAGTCATAGAACAAGTTGTCCGCATTACAATTATCGCTATATGCATTCAATTATTTTTACCTTATGGCGTAGAATATGCAGCAGCCGGCGCTATGTTATCAGCTGTTCTCGGTGAAGTTGCATCACTATTATTTTTACTTACTTTATTCCAGCGTGAAAAACATTTATCTATACGCTCCGGATTTTTCACTACTGTAAAAGAAAGCAAAGGGACATTTTATTCTCTTATGGATATCGCTCTTCCAACTACAGGAAGTCGTTTAATCGGCTCCGTTTCATACTTTTTTGAACCTATTGTCGTTATGCAAAGCTTAGCGATTGCTGGCGTTGCTGCCTCTGTCGCAACCCAGCAATACGGTATATTAAATGGTTATGCATTCCCACTTCTATCACTACCAGCCTTTATTACATATGCTCTTTCTACAGCACTTGTTCCATCTATTAGTGAAGCGATGGCTAAAAGACAGCATAAATTAGTGGAGCACCGTTTACAACAAGCACTTCGAATTTCATTAATTACCGGTGGATGGTCTGTCGTTATATTATACGTATTCGCTTCTCCAGTTTTAACTCTTATGTATGGATCGGATAGTGCAACAGCATTCATTCAGCTTCTTGCACCTTGCTTTTTATTTCATTATTTTCAAAGTCCGCTTACCTCTGTTTTGCAAGCTTTAAATTTAGCACGTGCTGCCATGATGAATACATTTATTGGTGCCATCGTGAAATTAATCGTTATTTTTGTACTAGCTTCACGGCCAGAGTTTCAAATGATGGGGGTCGCCCTTGCAATTGCAGCAAATATAGTAACAGTAACATTTCTTCATTACGCTACTGTTTTAAAGAAAATTACATTTACCATTTACGCAAAGGACTATATTTTTGGCGGACTTGCCATCGGTATCGCAGGCTCCTTCGGTTTTTACCTTCATAAGTATATGATTTTCTCGCATTCACTTGGTATACAAACATTATGGGAAATCACCTTAACAACAATCGTTTATACTATTCTCCTCTTCACTTTCAAACTCATTCGAAAAGAAGAGTTAAGCAGGCTCCCTATCATTCGAAAACTTTCATTTTTGAAGTAA
- a CDS encoding DUF421 domain-containing protein, with product MEWVSIIGRTMLLYIIILIIFRLMGKREIGELSVLDLVVFIMLGEMAVVAIENTDKSLWHQLVPMTFLMCIQIILSVISLKYQRFRHLIEGEPAILVNAGKIDEKKMRKQRYNIDDLMMQLREQGVGDIRDVEYAILEPSGKLSVFQKPKGGQDALQFTLPLVIDGEIQSSHLQMIEHTDEWLVGKLKNLGYNDVTQILYCSFQNGQFFVDLKEN from the coding sequence ATGGAATGGGTATCAATAATTGGCCGGACGATGCTTTTGTATATCATCATATTAATTATTTTTCGTCTTATGGGGAAACGTGAAATTGGAGAGCTAAGTGTATTAGATTTAGTCGTATTCATTATGCTTGGCGAAATGGCTGTAGTTGCAATTGAAAATACCGATAAATCACTTTGGCATCAACTAGTTCCGATGACTTTTCTTATGTGTATACAGATCATTTTGTCAGTTATTTCGTTAAAGTATCAACGTTTTCGGCATTTAATAGAAGGTGAGCCAGCTATTCTTGTAAATGCGGGAAAAATTGATGAAAAGAAGATGAGAAAGCAACGTTATAATATAGATGATTTAATGATGCAACTAAGGGAACAAGGCGTTGGAGACATCCGGGATGTAGAATATGCTATTTTAGAACCGTCTGGGAAGTTATCTGTCTTTCAAAAACCAAAAGGCGGGCAGGATGCATTGCAGTTTACTCTTCCTCTTGTTATTGATGGAGAAATTCAATCTAGTCATTTGCAGATGATTGAACATACAGATGAGTGGCTCGTTGGAAAATTAAAAAACTTAGGCTATAACGATGTAACACAAATTTTATACTGTAGCTTTCAAAACGGACAATTTTTTGTTGATTTGAAAGAAAACTAG
- a CDS encoding TIGR04086 family membrane protein: protein MDGTKKLSTAIGFGIVTLLILASITSMIMALLLKFTDMNEGTLAVTIFILALLSMLISGFTAGKKAQGKGWLVGFTTGLTFTILVFLVNYLGFSQTLSNSQLLYQLALMGASTLGGIFGVNMSKQNN from the coding sequence ATGGATGGAACGAAAAAATTATCAACTGCGATTGGCTTCGGTATCGTTACCCTATTAATTCTTGCATCAATTACTAGCATGATTATGGCTCTTTTATTGAAGTTTACAGATATGAATGAAGGGACATTAGCTGTTACTATTTTTATACTAGCTCTTTTATCTATGCTTATATCCGGATTTACTGCCGGCAAGAAAGCCCAAGGGAAAGGTTGGCTAGTAGGCTTCACAACAGGACTTACATTCACTATACTTGTTTTTCTAGTTAACTATTTAGGCTTCTCTCAAACTTTATCGAACTCACAGTTACTTTACCAATTAGCATTAATGGGTGCGAGTACACTCGGTGGTATTTTCGGTGTAAATATGTCAAAACAAAACAACTAA
- the yajC gene encoding preprotein translocase subunit YajC, giving the protein MNPGMMNIVMIVAMFAIFYFLLIRPQQKRQKAVAQMQSELAKGDAIVTIGGLHGTIESVDETKIVVKSGGSHLTFDRNAIREVVKN; this is encoded by the coding sequence ATGAATCCAGGTATGATGAATATCGTTATGATCGTTGCGATGTTTGCGATTTTCTATTTCTTATTAATTCGCCCGCAACAAAAGCGTCAAAAAGCAGTTGCTCAAATGCAAAGTGAGTTAGCAAAAGGTGATGCTATCGTAACAATCGGTGGTTTACACGGTACAATCGAATCAGTAGATGAAACGAAAATTGTTGTTAAATCTGGTGGTTCACATTTAACTTTCGATCGCAATGCGATTCGTGAAGTTGTGAAAAACTAA
- the tgt gene encoding tRNA guanosine(34) transglycosylase Tgt has translation MTAIRYEFIKTCKQTGARLGRVHTPHGSFDTPTFMPVGTLATVKTMSPEELKAMDSGIILSNTYHLWLRPGHEIVREAGGLHKFMNWDRAILTDSGGFQVFSLSDFRRIEEEGVHFRNHLNGDKLFLSPEKAMEIQNALGSDIMMAFDECPPFPATFEYMKKSVERTSRWAERCLKAHERPQDQGLFGIVQGGEFEELRRQSAKDLVSMDFPGYAIGGLSVGEPKDIMNRVLEFTTPLLPDNKPRYLMGVGSPDSLIDGAIRGVDMFDCVLPTRIARNGTCMTSEGRLVVKNAKFARDFGPLDPNCDCYTCKNYSRAYIRHLMKCDETFGIRLTSYHNLHFLLNLMEQVRQAIREDRLGDFREEFFEQYGFNKPNAKNF, from the coding sequence ATGACAGCAATTCGTTATGAATTTATTAAAACTTGTAAACAAACGGGTGCCCGTTTAGGACGTGTACATACGCCGCACGGTTCATTTGATACGCCGACATTTATGCCAGTTGGTACACTTGCAACAGTTAAGACAATGTCACCAGAAGAATTAAAAGCAATGGATTCTGGCATTATTTTAAGTAATACGTATCATTTATGGTTACGTCCAGGTCATGAAATTGTACGCGAAGCAGGTGGTTTGCATAAATTTATGAACTGGGATCGTGCCATTCTAACAGACTCTGGTGGTTTCCAAGTATTTAGCTTAAGTGACTTCCGCCGTATTGAAGAAGAAGGTGTTCATTTCCGTAATCACTTGAATGGAGACAAATTATTCTTATCTCCAGAAAAAGCGATGGAAATTCAAAATGCATTAGGTTCGGATATCATGATGGCATTTGATGAGTGTCCACCGTTCCCAGCTACTTTTGAATACATGAAGAAGTCTGTAGAGCGTACAAGCCGTTGGGCAGAGCGTTGCTTAAAAGCACATGAACGTCCACAAGACCAAGGTTTATTCGGTATTGTACAGGGCGGAGAGTTTGAAGAGCTTCGTCGTCAAAGTGCGAAAGATCTTGTTTCAATGGACTTCCCTGGCTATGCGATAGGCGGTCTATCTGTTGGTGAACCAAAGGATATTATGAACCGTGTACTTGAGTTTACAACACCACTTCTTCCAGATAATAAACCACGTTACTTAATGGGAGTAGGTTCTCCTGACTCATTAATCGATGGTGCAATTCGCGGCGTTGATATGTTTGACTGTGTACTTCCAACTCGTATTGCTCGAAATGGTACATGTATGACAAGCGAAGGTCGCCTTGTTGTAAAAAATGCGAAATTCGCAAGAGACTTCGGTCCGCTTGATCCAAATTGTGATTGCTACACATGTAAGAATTACTCTCGTGCGTACATTCGTCATTTAATGAAATGTGATGAAACGTTCGGAATTCGTTTAACGTCTTATCACAACCTTCATTTTCTGTTAAACTTAATGGAGCAGGTGAGACAAGCTATTCGTGAAGACCGTCTTGGCGATTTCCGCGAAGAGTTCTTTGAACAGTATGGCTTTAATAAACCGAATGCTAAAAACTTCTAA
- the queA gene encoding tRNA preQ1(34) S-adenosylmethionine ribosyltransferase-isomerase QueA, with the protein MDINLFDFHLPEELIAQVPLEDRETSRLMVLDRETGDIEHKHFTDILSYLHEGDCLVLNETKVMPARLHGVKEDTGAHIEVLLLKQEEGDKWETLVKPAKRVKEGTVISFGEGKLKATCIGTADQGGRQLEFSYDGIFYEILDELGEMPLPPYIKETLEDRDRYQTVYAKEIGSAAAPTAGLHFTEELLEKLKQKGVELAFITLHVGLGTFRPVSADTIEEHHMHAEYYHMSEETAALLNRVKENGGRIITVGTTSTRTLETIATDHDGKLCAASGWTDIFMYPGYEFKAIDGLITNFHLPKSTLIMLVSAFANRDNVLHAYNEAVKEKYRFFSFGDAMFVASHAKMGNK; encoded by the coding sequence ATGGATATTAATCTGTTTGATTTTCATTTACCAGAAGAACTTATTGCACAAGTCCCATTAGAAGATCGTGAAACATCAAGATTAATGGTGTTAGACCGTGAAACCGGCGATATTGAGCATAAACATTTTACGGACATTCTTTCTTACTTACATGAGGGGGATTGCTTAGTTTTAAATGAAACGAAAGTAATGCCAGCTCGTTTGCACGGTGTGAAAGAAGATACAGGCGCACACATTGAAGTACTTCTTTTAAAACAAGAAGAAGGTGATAAGTGGGAAACGCTTGTTAAGCCAGCGAAACGTGTGAAAGAAGGAACTGTTATCTCTTTTGGCGAAGGGAAATTAAAAGCAACTTGCATTGGAACTGCAGATCAAGGTGGACGTCAGCTTGAATTTTCATATGACGGCATCTTCTATGAAATTTTAGATGAACTTGGAGAAATGCCACTTCCTCCATATATTAAAGAGACGCTAGAAGATCGCGATCGCTATCAAACGGTATATGCGAAAGAAATCGGTTCAGCAGCAGCGCCGACTGCAGGACTTCACTTTACAGAAGAGTTATTGGAGAAGTTAAAACAAAAGGGCGTTGAGTTAGCATTTATTACACTTCACGTAGGGCTTGGAACATTTAGACCAGTTTCTGCCGATACGATTGAAGAACACCATATGCACGCAGAATATTACCATATGTCTGAAGAGACAGCGGCATTATTAAATCGTGTGAAAGAGAATGGTGGGCGTATTATTACGGTAGGTACGACTTCAACTCGTACGTTAGAAACAATTGCGACAGATCATGACGGCAAGCTTTGTGCTGCTTCTGGTTGGACAGATATTTTTATGTATCCAGGCTATGAATTTAAAGCAATTGATGGTTTAATTACAAACTTCCATTTACCGAAATCAACATTAATCATGCTTGTAAGTGCATTTGCAAATAGAGATAATGTACTTCATGCTTATAATGAAGCAGTAAAAGAAAAATATCGTTTCTTTAGCTTCGGTGATGCAATGTTCGTTGCATCTCACGCTAAAATGGGAAACAAATAA
- a CDS encoding DUF2905 domain-containing protein, protein MTEMPKLLITAGILLIVVGLAWKFIGRLPGDIFVKKGNVTFYFPIITCIVLSIVLSFIMYIINRFK, encoded by the coding sequence ATGACGGAGATGCCAAAATTGCTTATTACAGCAGGTATCTTACTTATCGTTGTTGGATTAGCTTGGAAGTTCATTGGAAGGCTTCCAGGCGATATTTTTGTGAAAAAAGGAAACGTTACCTTTTATTTTCCTATCATTACATGTATTGTGTTAAGTATTGTATTATCTTTTATTATGTATATAATAAATCGATTCAAATAA
- the ruvB gene encoding Holliday junction branch migration DNA helicase RuvB: MDERLLSGESAYEDADLEYSLRPQTLRQYIGQDKAKHNLEVFIEAAKMREETLDHVLLYGPPGLGKTTLANIIANEMGVNVRTTSGPAIERPGDLAAVLTALQPGDVLFIDEIHRLHRSIEEVLYPAMEDFCLDIVIGKGPSARSVRLDLPPFTLVGATTRAGALSAPLRDRFGVLSRLEYYTVDQLSEIVERTAEVFEVEIDSLAALEIARRARGTPRIANRLLRRVRDFAQVRGNGTVTMEITQMALELLQVDKLGLDHIDHKLLLGIIEKFRGGPVGLETVSATIGEESHTIEDVYEPYLLQIGFLQRTPRGRIVTPLAYEHFGMEMPKV; this comes from the coding sequence ATGGACGAACGTCTCCTTTCAGGGGAATCTGCATATGAAGATGCAGATTTAGAATATTCATTACGGCCACAGACGCTCCGTCAGTATATTGGCCAAGATAAAGCGAAACATAATTTAGAGGTGTTTATTGAAGCGGCGAAAATGCGTGAGGAAACGTTAGATCACGTACTTTTATATGGACCACCAGGTCTTGGTAAAACGACGCTTGCGAATATCATTGCAAATGAAATGGGCGTAAATGTTAGAACTACTTCAGGTCCAGCAATTGAAAGACCCGGAGATTTAGCAGCTGTATTAACGGCACTTCAGCCAGGGGATGTATTATTTATTGATGAAATTCATCGTTTGCATAGATCAATTGAAGAAGTACTATATCCTGCGATGGAAGACTTCTGCCTTGATATTGTAATTGGAAAAGGACCGTCAGCACGATCTGTACGATTAGATTTACCGCCATTTACATTAGTTGGAGCGACGACGCGTGCAGGTGCATTATCAGCGCCGCTTCGTGACCGTTTCGGTGTGCTTTCAAGACTAGAGTATTACACAGTAGATCAGCTTTCTGAGATTGTTGAACGCACAGCAGAAGTATTCGAAGTTGAAATTGACTCGTTAGCCGCACTAGAAATTGCAAGACGTGCTCGTGGTACACCTCGTATTGCGAATCGTTTATTACGACGTGTACGAGATTTCGCACAAGTTCGTGGTAACGGAACGGTTACGATGGAAATTACACAAATGGCGTTAGAACTACTACAAGTAGATAAATTAGGTCTAGATCATATTGACCATAAATTATTGCTTGGAATTATTGAGAAATTCCGTGGTGGTCCAGTTGGATTAGAAACGGTTTCGGCGACGATTGGAGAAGAATCTCATACGATTGAAGATGTGTATGAGCCGTATTTATTACAAATTGGCTTTTTACAACGAACGCCAAGAGGCCGAATCGTAACACCGCTTGCATATGAGCATTTCGGAATGGAGATGCCAAAAGTATGA